CAGCGTCGACCGGTGCGCGGTCGTGGCTGTTTCTTCTCGAGCCCAGGCACGGGCAAGCTCCCGGAATCGGCGGATGAGCCGATCCCGGGCGGCGTCGTCGGCGCCGAGGAGGTAGGACGGCCAGTCGAGGAGCAGCAGCCGGAGCTCGGCGGCGACCGCGGCTCGCGCGGCTCCCGGGTCGGTCGACTCGGTCGGCCCGCTCGGCAACCCGCGTGCCGCCAGGTAGGCGTCGAGCATCGCCTGCCGAGGTGGCACGGCGCCGCCGAATTCGGCCCGCTGCCAGAGCAACGCGAGGTCCTCCGGGCCGTGCCCGACTCCCACCTCCTGCCAGTCGGCCCAGCAGAACTCCCCGGAGTCGTCGACCAGCAGGTTGCCCGTGTGGCAATCACCGTGGA
Above is a genomic segment from Mycobacteriales bacterium containing:
- a CDS encoding phosphotransferase, with protein sequence HGDCHTGNLLVDDSGEFCWADWQEVGVGHGPEDLALLWQRAEFGGAVPPRQAMLDAYLAARGLPSGPTESTDPGAARAAVAAELRLLLLDWPSYLLGADDAARDRLIRRFRELARAWAREETATTAHRSTLW